GTGACGTAGGCGGAGTCGGTGGCGGTCAGGCGCGTGGTGGGGGCCACGGTGGCGTTGGCCTCCTGGAGCGCCGACGCGGCCTCGGCCGAGCCGCGGTCCTCCTCGACGAGCCACCAGTCGAATCCGTCGTGCAGCTCGATCTCGAACGCGCCGTCGGGGTCGATGAGGTCCTGCAGGCGCGCGCCCACACCCGGGGGCGTCATGCGGATGGGCGTGCCCGGCTCGGTCTCGCGGGCCGTCTCGATCACGTGGGCCAGGTCGCGGCTGATGTCGCCGTGGTTGTGCATGACCTGCAGCCCCACCCAGATCTCGCCGTCGGGACGGACGAGCCCGGCGCCGGCGCCGGGCAGCAGGGAGCAGATCCGGACCGTTCCGCCGTCGCGCAGGCTCACCAGGGCCGTGGCCGACGGAACGAACTCGCGCATCGCGACCCAGTCACCCTCGGACGGGAGTCCCTCGAAGGTGCGTGCCACGAACGGCATGCGCTGCTTGGCCGGCTTGGTTCCTCGCGACTTCTTGCCCATGGCCGACACGGTATCCGTCGGCGGGGTAGGTCCGGCGCTCAGGCCAACGTGAGCTCGGCGCGCACGCAGGTGCCCTCGCTCAGGTCGACCGACCAGCTGTCGGCGACCCGGCTGATGATCGAGAGGCCGCGGCCGCCGAGGGAGTCCTCGTCGAAGGGGCGCGGCACGAGATCGGCGCCGGACCCGTGGCCGAAGTCGCGCACGCTCAGCAGCAGGTGACCGTCCTCGATCGCCCAGCCGATCTCCATGGCACCGTCGTGGTCGGGCGTGCCGTGGGCGACGGCGTTCGCGATCATCTCGCTCAGCACGATGAGGGCGTTGTCGATGGCCGCCAGATCGGTGCGGTTGCGGGTGAGGAACGCGGCGAGCTTCGTGCGGGCGATGCCCGGGGTGGAAGACTCGAAGGGCAGTCGCACGACGTCGCGACTCTCCACCA
This genomic interval from Aeromicrobium choanae contains the following:
- a CDS encoding DUF5926 family protein, which encodes MGKKSRGTKPAKQRMPFVARTFEGLPSEGDWVAMREFVPSATALVSLRDGGTVRICSLLPGAGAGLVRPDGEIWVGLQVMHNHGDISRDLAHVIETARETEPGTPIRMTPPGVGARLQDLIDPDGAFEIELHDGFDWWLVEEDRGSAEAASALQEANATVAPTTRLTATDSAYVTEMGDHAYLRWIMLDEEGPLLDAFARLRAAGTDSLGDGAKLIGIFRAHGLLVPVWELDGVGATELDAAVPDFVAVLDEAKAQTAELSAAERTARRDLVSRQVTIR
- a CDS encoding ATP-binding protein, with translation MVESRDVVRLPFESSTPGIARTKLAAFLTRNRTDLAAIDNALIVLSEMIANAVAHGTPDHDGAMEIGWAIEDGHLLLSVRDFGHGSGADLVPRPFDEDSLGGRGLSIISRVADSWSVDLSEGTCVRAELTLA